A single Corallococcus silvisoli DNA region contains:
- a CDS encoding TonB family protein yields the protein MIKSDSPSPEAPGTDPLIGRTLNGRFSILEPLGVGGMGKVYRALQAPLERVVALKVLNPNFPSSRDPGFQKRFLREASLTSKLRHPNTVTVIDYGQTDDGIYYIAMEYLEGRTLAQVLGQAGPLPWARAVSVAQQVCRSLREAHSLGIIHRDLKPANIMILNESDQDLVKVLDFGLVKSVAPQEGPVSPEITQNGTFLGSPQYMAPEQARNVADARSDVYSLGIMLFQMLMGRPPFIARDHIELIFAHYKEPPPTFQAVRPDIAVPAEIELVVRRCLEKDPVRRFQTMDELLEGLREAHMAAGGNSGVFRRLGGATTTGPYPSPPTTGPYASPLFANVGNAEPADGGLAVDISVEVPADVQRARQRTLLMGGMGGVLVAGLVGVTLFFLRGGPEEKAAAPAAPVAAPAQQAPVAEAPTTAPAPGKVRFRLMSQPSGARVFYKGKERGVTPFVLELPLGTEGSITAELSFVLEGYQTETVVTGGSGEVVLSQKMTKRRGGSDRQSRVDLATASTPEDFENVAPVTPGGLAAPVMVQATPATAPSTAVVPATTTDKSAGAVGSSAAAAQVSAVGSLAVPSLTTGALAPVDPNAVVPFNEAMERPVLLEEGRDISYSREALATKAEGLVAVRCTITTKGRVENCRILKMVQHMDRAVLDSLQSRVYKPIQYQGRATNVDYTFTMRLVAPRR from the coding sequence ATGATCAAGAGCGATTCCCCGAGCCCTGAGGCCCCGGGAACGGATCCGCTCATCGGCCGGACGTTGAACGGCCGCTTCAGCATTCTGGAACCCCTGGGCGTGGGAGGCATGGGCAAGGTCTACCGAGCCCTGCAGGCGCCGCTGGAGCGCGTGGTGGCGCTCAAGGTGCTCAACCCCAACTTCCCGAGCAGCCGCGACCCGGGCTTCCAGAAGCGCTTCCTGCGCGAGGCGTCGCTGACGTCGAAGCTGCGGCACCCCAACACCGTCACCGTCATCGACTACGGGCAGACGGACGACGGCATCTACTACATCGCGATGGAGTACCTGGAGGGTCGCACGCTCGCGCAGGTGCTGGGCCAGGCAGGTCCGCTCCCGTGGGCGCGCGCGGTGTCGGTGGCGCAGCAGGTGTGCCGCTCCCTGCGCGAGGCGCACAGCCTGGGCATCATCCACCGCGACCTGAAGCCCGCGAACATCATGATCCTCAACGAGTCCGATCAGGACCTGGTGAAGGTCCTGGACTTCGGCCTCGTGAAGTCGGTGGCGCCGCAGGAGGGGCCGGTCAGCCCCGAAATCACCCAGAACGGCACGTTCCTGGGCTCTCCGCAGTACATGGCGCCGGAGCAGGCGCGCAACGTGGCGGACGCGCGGAGCGACGTGTACTCGCTGGGCATCATGCTGTTCCAGATGCTGATGGGACGGCCGCCCTTCATCGCGCGCGACCACATCGAGCTCATCTTCGCCCACTACAAGGAGCCGCCTCCCACCTTCCAGGCCGTGCGCCCGGACATCGCGGTGCCGGCCGAAATCGAGCTGGTGGTGCGCCGCTGCCTGGAGAAGGACCCGGTCCGGCGCTTCCAGACGATGGACGAGTTGCTGGAAGGCCTGCGCGAGGCGCACATGGCCGCGGGCGGCAACAGCGGCGTGTTCCGCCGGCTGGGCGGCGCGACGACCACGGGCCCCTACCCCTCTCCCCCGACGACGGGCCCGTACGCGTCGCCGCTGTTCGCCAACGTGGGCAACGCGGAGCCCGCGGACGGTGGGCTCGCGGTGGACATCAGCGTGGAGGTGCCGGCGGACGTGCAGCGCGCGCGCCAGCGCACGCTCCTGATGGGCGGCATGGGCGGCGTGCTGGTGGCGGGCCTCGTGGGCGTGACGCTGTTCTTCCTGCGCGGCGGTCCGGAGGAGAAGGCCGCGGCGCCCGCGGCGCCCGTGGCGGCACCCGCCCAGCAGGCCCCCGTGGCGGAGGCCCCGACGACGGCGCCCGCTCCGGGCAAGGTGCGCTTCCGGCTGATGAGCCAGCCGTCTGGCGCGCGCGTCTTCTACAAGGGCAAGGAGCGTGGCGTGACGCCCTTCGTCCTGGAGCTGCCCCTGGGCACCGAGGGCAGCATCACCGCGGAGCTGTCCTTCGTGCTGGAGGGCTACCAGACGGAGACCGTGGTCACCGGCGGCTCCGGCGAGGTGGTGCTGTCGCAGAAGATGACCAAGCGCCGCGGCGGCTCCGACCGCCAGAGCCGCGTGGACCTGGCCACCGCCTCCACGCCCGAGGACTTCGAGAACGTGGCCCCGGTGACGCCGGGGGGACTCGCCGCGCCGGTGATGGTGCAGGCGACGCCGGCCACCGCCCCCAGCACCGCCGTCGTCCCCGCCACGACGACGGACAAGTCCGCGGGCGCGGTGGGCTCGTCGGCCGCGGCGGCGCAGGTGAGCGCGGTGGGCAGCCTCGCGGTGCCGTCGCTGACCACCGGCGCGCTCGCGCCCGTCGACCCCAACGCCGTCGTCCCCTTCAACGAGGCCATGGAGCGCCCGGTGCTGTTGGAGGAGGGCCGGGACATCTCCTATTCGCGCGAGGCGCTGGCCACCAAGGCCGAGGGCCTGGTCGCGGTGCGCTGCACCATCACCACCAAGGGCCGCGTGGAGAACTGCCGCATCCTGAAGATGGTGCAGCACATGGACCGGGCGGTGCTCGACTCGCTCCAGTCCCGCGTCTACAAGCCCATCCAGTACCAGGGCCGCGCGACGAACGTGGACTACACGTTCACCATGCGGCTCGTCGCGCCGCGCCGCTGA
- a CDS encoding chemotaxis protein CheW yields MAETPKVPVPTHARRASVQQRLSALEVEQNQLRQELVSLQGEVRLPGLYLTVEAGNTTALVPARQVQEVVRLVALDPLPGAPVHVSGSFVYRGSPAVVVDVARLLGVKRVPDLDSLLVVVDAGRTVALLVDRVKDLVETPVLVDGSQGGEEALPWDGTGLMAGLCRTPEGLRPLLRTSAMLAGTEGL; encoded by the coding sequence ATGGCTGAAACCCCCAAAGTTCCCGTTCCCACCCATGCGCGCCGTGCCTCCGTGCAGCAGCGGTTGAGCGCGCTGGAGGTGGAGCAGAACCAGCTGCGGCAGGAGCTGGTGTCGCTGCAAGGTGAAGTCCGCCTGCCCGGCCTCTATCTGACCGTGGAGGCAGGCAACACGACCGCGCTGGTGCCCGCGCGCCAGGTGCAGGAGGTGGTGCGGCTGGTGGCGTTGGATCCGCTGCCCGGCGCCCCCGTGCACGTGTCGGGGTCCTTCGTGTACCGGGGCAGTCCGGCGGTGGTGGTGGACGTGGCCCGGCTCCTGGGCGTCAAGCGCGTACCGGACCTGGATTCACTCCTGGTGGTGGTGGACGCGGGCCGCACGGTGGCGCTGCTGGTGGACCGGGTGAAGGACCTGGTGGAGACGCCGGTGCTGGTGGACGGCTCGCAGGGCGGCGAGGAAGCCCTCCCGTGGGACGGCACCGGGCTGATGGCGGGGCTGTGCCGCACGCCCGAGGGCCTGCGCCCGCTCCTGCGCACGAGCGCGATGCTGGCCGGGACGGAGGGCCTGTGA
- a CDS encoding CheR family methyltransferase gives MSEGLLDDATLAKVEEVLQGACGLTLASSLRRSLEPALSRAALSRGLSEATFLRQLLMREPAAVEAFIEHAVIGETYFFRHPEHLRALAVRARLHQGGTFHVWSAGCASGEEPYSIAMALMAAGLGDGGRFRVLATDVSGRAIQRAKAAVYSGWSLRRIEPELERRFLIPHPGAQGQDAQHGVAPEVARAVDFRRHNLATDAVPSLGFHAIFCRNVLIYFTPELVRAVLSRLVAALAPGGLLFVSPAEVPLTNGLGLESLDADGTPVLRVPLEPWASASVEPVAAPARRDTPGPFAALRRHTPVPGSVMRLEPRRPTPPPMPALLPRPSAASAQVEPRATEARRAGTSAAVAPRLGDERGALTRALEAAQAGHFEEAEALAREAARALSPEAYLLLAMVAESRGDLDAAVEAVRKALYLEPQLALGHATLVALYSRLDRREDAEHARQNALRALDGLDDEHPLRGVETTMTAGGLRQALAPRPSQMGWQGAR, from the coding sequence GTGAGCGAGGGGCTTCTCGACGACGCAACGCTCGCGAAGGTCGAGGAGGTGCTCCAGGGCGCCTGCGGCCTGACGCTCGCGAGCAGCCTGCGTCGCTCGTTGGAGCCCGCGCTGTCCCGCGCGGCGCTGTCGCGGGGCCTGTCGGAGGCGACCTTCCTTCGCCAGCTGCTCATGCGTGAGCCGGCGGCGGTGGAGGCGTTCATCGAGCACGCCGTCATCGGCGAGACGTACTTCTTCCGCCACCCGGAGCACCTGCGCGCGCTGGCCGTGCGGGCCCGCCTCCATCAGGGCGGCACCTTCCACGTGTGGAGCGCGGGCTGCGCGAGCGGCGAGGAGCCCTACAGCATCGCCATGGCGCTGATGGCCGCCGGGTTGGGTGACGGTGGGCGCTTCCGCGTGCTGGCGACGGACGTGTCCGGCCGGGCGATCCAGCGCGCGAAGGCCGCGGTGTACAGCGGGTGGTCGCTGCGCCGCATCGAGCCGGAGCTGGAGCGGCGCTTCCTCATCCCGCACCCGGGCGCGCAGGGGCAGGACGCGCAGCACGGCGTGGCCCCGGAGGTCGCCCGCGCGGTGGACTTCCGCCGCCACAACCTGGCCACGGACGCGGTGCCGTCCCTGGGCTTTCACGCCATCTTCTGCCGCAACGTCCTCATCTACTTCACGCCGGAGCTGGTGCGCGCGGTGTTGAGCCGGCTGGTGGCGGCGCTCGCGCCGGGCGGGCTGCTCTTCGTGTCGCCCGCGGAGGTCCCGCTCACCAACGGCCTGGGCCTGGAGTCGCTGGACGCCGACGGTACGCCCGTCCTGCGCGTGCCCCTGGAGCCGTGGGCTTCGGCTTCGGTGGAGCCCGTGGCCGCGCCCGCGCGCCGCGACACGCCGGGGCCCTTCGCCGCGCTCCGCCGCCACACGCCCGTGCCGGGCAGCGTGATGCGGCTGGAGCCCCGTCGCCCCACGCCGCCGCCCATGCCCGCCCTGCTGCCGCGGCCCTCGGCGGCCTCTGCTCAGGTGGAGCCTCGCGCGACGGAGGCCCGGCGTGCTGGGACTTCCGCGGCGGTGGCGCCGCGCCTGGGCGACGAGCGCGGCGCGCTGACGCGGGCGCTGGAGGCGGCGCAGGCGGGCCACTTCGAGGAAGCGGAGGCGCTGGCGCGCGAAGCGGCGCGGGCGTTGTCTCCGGAGGCGTACCTGCTGCTGGCGATGGTGGCGGAGTCGCGGGGCGATCTGGACGCGGCGGTGGAGGCGGTGCGCAAGGCGCTGTACCTGGAGCCGCAGCTGGCGCTGGGGCATGCGACGCTGGTGGCGCTCTACAGCCGGTTGGATCGACGCGAGGACGCGGAGCACGCGCGGCAGAACGCGCTGCGTGCGCTGGATGGGTTGGATGACGAGCACCCGCTGCGAGGGGTGGAGACGACGATGACCGCGGGGGGGCTGCGGCAGGCGCTCGCTCCCCGGCCTTCGCAGATGGGCTGGCAGGGCGCGCGCTGA
- a CDS encoding methyl-accepting chemotaxis protein: protein MKAALPEGADSARLSLRTKILAATGIFGIVLVGSLTFAFWMQMSDGLLAELTKRSRAVGIGMAFSVSASAAAGDSAMLQAGTDMALKSVPDIAYIVLRDASGKVLARSADEHFASAAAVEPADGDSVVDRLLTVGTLPVVETTAPILFGPPGGTLQRVGTVQLALDREALAESLAASTWRTAGLGLLVLVLGLLGAAGMASLFIVPLERLARAAVGIAAGDLRQQIDTNGTDEIGELARSFATMADALVHLLHDLRGAATDLEHEAAGVLATSTQQSAMAHQQASAINETSTTVAEIAQTSKQATSYADAVIAQTQKSESLSAEGQKVVTESVAGMEKLGEQVKAIALAITDLNERTLQISDIIGQVKDVAEQSNLLALNASIEAAKAGEHGRGFAVVATEMRTLAEQSRMAADQVRVLLGEVQKGTRVAVTTTDEGSRRAQAAMELARGAGSTILGLSEVIRESSGAARQIAGNTRQQTIGVEQIATAMGELTSAMSDSVEGTRRIEQVAGNLSILSKRFSDLVGRYQL from the coding sequence ATGAAGGCGGCACTGCCCGAAGGGGCGGACTCGGCGCGGCTCAGCCTGCGGACGAAGATCCTCGCCGCCACCGGCATCTTCGGCATCGTGTTGGTCGGCAGCCTGACCTTCGCGTTCTGGATGCAGATGAGTGATGGCCTGCTGGCGGAGCTCACCAAGCGCTCGCGCGCGGTGGGCATCGGCATGGCGTTCAGCGTGTCCGCGTCCGCGGCCGCGGGCGACTCCGCGATGCTCCAGGCGGGCACGGACATGGCGCTCAAGAGCGTGCCGGACATCGCGTACATCGTCTTGCGCGACGCCAGCGGCAAGGTGCTGGCGCGCTCCGCGGACGAACACTTCGCGAGCGCCGCGGCGGTGGAGCCCGCGGACGGCGACTCGGTGGTGGACCGGCTCCTGACCGTGGGCACGCTGCCCGTGGTGGAGACCACGGCGCCCATCCTGTTCGGCCCGCCGGGCGGCACGCTCCAGCGCGTGGGCACCGTGCAGCTGGCGCTGGACCGCGAGGCGCTGGCCGAGTCGCTCGCCGCGAGCACCTGGCGCACCGCGGGCCTGGGCCTGCTGGTGCTGGTGCTGGGCCTGCTGGGGGCGGCCGGCATGGCCAGCCTCTTCATCGTGCCACTGGAGCGGCTGGCCCGCGCGGCGGTGGGCATCGCGGCGGGGGACCTGCGCCAGCAGATCGACACGAACGGCACGGACGAGATCGGCGAGCTGGCGCGCAGCTTCGCCACCATGGCGGACGCGCTGGTGCATCTGCTCCATGACCTGCGGGGCGCGGCGACGGACCTGGAGCACGAGGCGGCGGGCGTGCTGGCCACGTCCACGCAGCAGTCCGCGATGGCGCACCAGCAGGCGTCCGCCATCAACGAGACCAGCACCACGGTGGCGGAGATCGCCCAGACCTCCAAGCAGGCCACGTCCTACGCGGACGCGGTCATCGCCCAGACGCAGAAGTCGGAGTCGCTGAGCGCGGAGGGCCAGAAGGTGGTCACGGAGAGCGTGGCCGGCATGGAGAAGCTGGGCGAGCAGGTGAAGGCCATCGCGCTGGCCATCACCGACCTGAACGAACGCACGCTGCAGATCAGCGACATCATCGGTCAGGTGAAGGACGTGGCGGAGCAGTCCAACCTCCTGGCCCTCAACGCCTCCATCGAGGCGGCGAAGGCGGGCGAACACGGGCGTGGTTTCGCGGTGGTGGCCACGGAGATGCGCACGCTGGCGGAGCAGTCCCGCATGGCGGCGGACCAGGTGCGGGTGCTCCTGGGGGAGGTGCAGAAGGGCACACGTGTAGCGGTGACGACGACGGACGAGGGCAGCCGGCGCGCACAGGCGGCGATGGAGCTGGCGCGCGGCGCGGGCTCCACCATCCTGGGCCTGTCGGAGGTCATCCGCGAGTCGTCGGGGGCGGCGCGGCAGATCGCCGGCAACACGCGGCAGCAGACCATTGGCGTGGAGCAGATCGCCACGGCGATGGGCGAGCTGACGTCCGCCATGAGTGATTCGGTGGAGGGCACGCGGCGCATCGAGCAGGTCGCCGGCAACCTCTCCATCTTGTCGAAGCGTTTCTCGGATCTCGTAGGCAGGTACCAGCTATGA
- a CDS encoding response regulator codes for MNSNVTGGARKSAKVLIVEDTKTITNLLQVYLMGWGLDFVDAPNGAVGLKRAREQKPDLIISDVQMPEMDGFALCAAIRGDAKLHDTPFMLLTSLKDDASRQKGKLVGASAFLNKPVSVDDLRSKVRDILKLPATKY; via the coding sequence ATGAACAGCAACGTGACAGGCGGGGCCAGGAAGTCGGCGAAGGTGCTCATCGTGGAGGACACGAAGACCATCACCAACCTCCTGCAGGTCTACCTGATGGGGTGGGGGCTGGACTTCGTGGACGCGCCCAACGGCGCGGTGGGACTCAAGCGCGCGCGTGAGCAGAAGCCGGACCTCATCATCTCCGACGTGCAGATGCCGGAGATGGACGGGTTCGCGCTGTGCGCCGCCATCCGGGGTGACGCGAAGCTGCACGACACGCCCTTCATGCTGCTGACATCCCTGAAGGACGACGCGAGCCGCCAGAAGGGGAAGCTCGTGGGGGCGAGCGCGTTCCTCAACAAGCCCGTCTCCGTGGACGACCTGCGCTCCAAGGTGCGGGACATCCTCAAGCTGCCGGCCACGAAGTACTGA
- a CDS encoding chemotaxis protein CheW, producing MPTDDGKLLPIDFDELKASLDAAQMLLEGATVVSAHKRREVLHARALALANSRHETRQEAVTVLAFQVGGERYAVKIDLVDHVLEARGMCSLPGAPRHVLGALLSRSRIVPVLDLRQLLGLEGGGMSDLSKVVVVELEDEAFGLAAEVVDGRRELPRAELSQPPPGPFLFLTPDRLTVLDLTQLGNPAAARRG from the coding sequence ATGCCTACCGACGACGGCAAGCTGCTGCCCATCGACTTCGACGAACTGAAGGCTTCGCTCGACGCGGCCCAGATGCTGCTCGAGGGCGCGACGGTGGTGAGCGCCCACAAGCGGCGCGAGGTGCTGCACGCCCGCGCGCTGGCGCTGGCCAACTCGCGCCATGAGACGCGCCAGGAGGCCGTCACGGTGCTCGCCTTCCAGGTGGGCGGCGAGCGCTACGCGGTGAAGATCGACCTGGTGGACCACGTGCTGGAAGCGCGCGGCATGTGTTCGCTGCCAGGGGCGCCCCGCCATGTGCTGGGCGCGCTGTTGTCGCGCTCGCGCATCGTGCCGGTGCTGGACCTGCGGCAGTTGTTGGGCCTGGAGGGCGGCGGCATGTCCGACCTGAGCAAGGTCGTGGTGGTGGAGCTGGAGGACGAGGCGTTCGGGCTGGCGGCCGAAGTGGTGGATGGACGGCGGGAGTTGCCGCGCGCGGAGCTGTCGCAGCCGCCGCCGGGCCCGTTCCTGTTCCTGACGCCGGACCGGCTCACGGTGCTGGACCTGACACAGCTGGGCAACCCGGCGGCCGCACGGCGCGGCTAG
- a CDS encoding hybrid sensor histidine kinase/response regulator, which translates to MDPQLLRSIWPVFAAETREQIQAIGSKVLGLEQPAASREPDLLPSLKRVVHSLKGSAASLGLDDIERVVHAIEDGLSHVNVEEPISRGAVEAMLRGLSAIENALNRGDAGEQPVVEGVSALLKALGHGDAAAPSSEGAVDSGPLGEDGVKALAALEAALGRLVSPKVEDRAGAVRSAVERAHALRQSAEAVRADQVASLAEAAALGFTRMEEGGDAAGLAASEVAGALVDLRAALGLADEADDARETPPVKRAVAPVAKPLPRAPVVAPEGRSGTVDRAVRVSVKTLDSLALQVEHLVAGRSQQGRRTDGFRALTDQAHEVLLHLERAASQLAMAGGGPALEPLRTGVGLMRTMQKRLLEQAKDAHRDGEQQALVAQVVRDDLRDLRMVPASQVLEPLRRTVRETASRLDKDVALELGGTDVRLDRRIVDALKDPLVHLVRNAIDHGLETPAARRAAGKPETGRLTVRVEARGTRIGVIVEDDGAGLDPVRVRATAVRRGLMTQDAAEKLTDAQAARLIFQPGFSTRDEVTATSGRGVGLDVVLATAQRLQGSADVEYTPGKGTRFIVDLPLTLAAALGLLVRTGTTITAIPSDTVKRVLRLDADDVGTVAGRVVARLDGEQLTFLSLSEAIGLPRMPLALESGRRQTAVLLSLGEERVLYAIDEVVGQQELVVRALGKHLRDVTHLAGAAVLDDGRVVPVLNALELLRAAKPDTRTASGESKMPRILVCDDSLTTRFAMKSLLEIAGYPVVTASDGEEAWSVLERVHCHLVVSDWQMPRLDGVGLARRIKGHPMFRRTPIILVTSLDSNEDRAAGLEAGADGYLVKREVERGKLLELVRQLLPSSAT; encoded by the coding sequence ATGGATCCGCAGTTGCTGCGCAGCATCTGGCCGGTGTTCGCCGCGGAGACGCGCGAGCAGATTCAAGCCATCGGGTCGAAGGTGCTGGGGCTGGAGCAGCCGGCCGCCTCGCGCGAACCGGACCTGCTGCCTTCGCTCAAGCGCGTGGTGCACAGCCTCAAGGGCTCCGCGGCGAGCCTGGGGCTGGACGACATCGAGCGCGTCGTGCACGCCATCGAGGACGGGCTGTCCCACGTCAACGTGGAGGAGCCCATCTCACGCGGCGCCGTGGAGGCGATGCTGAGGGGCCTGTCCGCCATCGAGAACGCCCTCAACCGGGGCGACGCGGGCGAGCAGCCCGTGGTGGAGGGCGTGTCCGCGCTGCTCAAGGCCCTGGGCCACGGCGACGCCGCCGCCCCCTCGTCGGAGGGCGCGGTGGACTCCGGCCCGCTGGGCGAGGATGGCGTGAAGGCGCTGGCGGCGCTGGAGGCGGCCCTGGGCCGGCTGGTGTCTCCCAAGGTGGAGGACCGGGCCGGCGCGGTGCGCTCGGCGGTGGAGCGCGCGCACGCCCTGCGCCAGAGCGCGGAGGCCGTGCGGGCGGATCAGGTGGCCTCGCTGGCGGAGGCCGCGGCGCTGGGCTTCACCCGCATGGAGGAAGGCGGGGACGCGGCGGGGCTGGCGGCCTCGGAGGTGGCGGGCGCGCTGGTGGACCTGCGCGCCGCGCTGGGCCTGGCGGACGAAGCGGATGACGCGCGGGAGACCCCCCCCGTGAAGCGGGCCGTGGCCCCGGTGGCGAAGCCCCTGCCTCGGGCCCCGGTGGTCGCTCCCGAAGGCCGGAGCGGGACGGTGGACCGCGCGGTGCGCGTGTCGGTGAAGACGCTGGACTCGCTGGCGCTCCAGGTGGAGCACCTGGTGGCCGGCCGGTCTCAGCAGGGCCGGCGCACGGACGGCTTCCGCGCGCTGACGGATCAGGCGCATGAGGTGTTGCTGCACCTGGAGCGCGCCGCCTCCCAGCTGGCCATGGCGGGGGGCGGACCCGCGCTGGAGCCGCTGCGCACGGGCGTGGGCCTGATGCGCACGATGCAGAAGCGGCTCCTGGAGCAGGCGAAGGACGCGCACCGCGACGGCGAGCAGCAGGCGCTGGTGGCGCAGGTGGTGCGCGACGACCTGCGCGACCTGCGCATGGTGCCGGCCTCGCAGGTGCTGGAGCCCCTGCGGCGCACGGTGCGCGAGACGGCGTCGCGGCTGGACAAGGACGTGGCGCTGGAGCTGGGCGGCACCGACGTGCGCTTGGACCGGCGCATCGTGGACGCGCTGAAGGACCCCCTGGTGCACCTGGTGCGCAACGCCATCGACCATGGGCTGGAGACGCCCGCGGCCCGGCGCGCGGCGGGCAAGCCGGAGACGGGCCGGCTGACGGTGCGGGTGGAGGCGCGAGGCACGCGCATCGGCGTCATCGTGGAGGACGACGGCGCGGGCCTGGATCCGGTGCGCGTGCGCGCGACGGCGGTGCGCAGGGGGCTGATGACCCAGGACGCGGCGGAGAAGCTGACGGACGCGCAGGCCGCGCGGCTCATCTTCCAGCCGGGCTTCTCCACGCGGGATGAAGTCACCGCCACGTCGGGACGCGGCGTGGGCCTGGACGTGGTGCTGGCCACCGCGCAGCGGCTCCAGGGCTCCGCGGACGTCGAGTACACGCCGGGCAAGGGCACTCGGTTCATCGTGGACCTGCCGCTGACGCTGGCGGCGGCGCTGGGCCTGTTGGTGCGCACGGGCACCACCATCACCGCGATCCCGTCGGACACCGTGAAGCGCGTGCTGCGGCTGGACGCGGACGACGTGGGCACGGTGGCGGGGCGCGTGGTGGCGCGGCTGGACGGCGAGCAGCTCACGTTCCTGTCGCTGTCGGAGGCCATCGGCCTGCCGCGCATGCCGCTCGCGCTGGAGTCGGGCCGGCGGCAGACCGCGGTGCTGCTGTCGCTGGGCGAGGAGCGCGTGCTCTACGCCATCGACGAGGTGGTGGGGCAGCAGGAGCTGGTGGTGCGCGCGCTGGGCAAGCACCTGCGGGACGTCACGCACCTGGCGGGCGCGGCGGTGCTGGACGACGGCCGCGTGGTGCCGGTGCTCAACGCGCTGGAGCTGCTGCGCGCGGCCAAGCCGGACACCCGCACCGCTTCGGGCGAGTCCAAGATGCCGCGCATCCTGGTGTGCGACGACTCGCTCACCACGCGCTTCGCGATGAAGTCGCTGCTGGAGATCGCCGGCTATCCGGTGGTGACGGCGTCGGACGGCGAGGAGGCCTGGAGCGTGCTGGAGCGCGTGCACTGCCACCTGGTCGTGAGCGACTGGCAGATGCCCCGGCTGGATGGCGTGGGCCTGGCGCGGCGAATCAAGGGCCACCCCATGTTCCGGCGCACGCCCATCATCCTGGTGACGTCGCTGGACAGCAACGAGGACCGCGCGGCCGGCCTAGAGGCGGGCGCGGATGGCTACCTGGTCAAGCGCGAGGTGGAGCGCGGCAAGCTCCTGGAGCTCGTGCGCCAGCTGCTGCCCAGCTCCGCGACCTGA
- a CDS encoding HAMP domain-containing histidine kinase, translating into METTLTAVAEQALRGGTRAGLEALLKASLRLTGATGAALYEGRACVMKLGNVPARRAQAPGSKGVLSVWPAPLTTSQRNVVARFNAFAPALLQAHAREVARGASQARLLEAKQRLERAVAAQDKRRSRAAHDLRTPLMVIKGYVDMMRKGTAGPFGAQAQRYLERITKVAADQKDLIDRRLSPPVPGLEDLRPVLERAFAPTPGPGRAEPTVMLPTDRAVPVRGARADWELLARTLAKATARAMAVDVHLGPDTEPGQWLLRVRACPAEALPARTGAVLQQLAGRLGATLTVALEPRLDLTLRWLGDDAFPLPAQR; encoded by the coding sequence ATGGAAACGACGCTGACGGCGGTGGCTGAACAGGCGCTGCGCGGAGGAACGCGCGCGGGCCTGGAGGCACTGCTGAAGGCGTCCTTGCGGCTGACCGGCGCGACCGGCGCGGCCCTCTATGAAGGACGCGCGTGCGTGATGAAGCTGGGCAACGTGCCCGCCCGTCGCGCCCAGGCTCCGGGAAGCAAGGGCGTCCTGAGCGTGTGGCCCGCGCCGCTGACGACCTCGCAACGCAACGTGGTGGCGCGCTTCAACGCCTTCGCTCCGGCGCTGCTCCAGGCCCATGCGCGCGAGGTCGCGCGAGGCGCAAGTCAGGCGCGGCTCCTGGAAGCGAAGCAGCGCCTGGAGCGCGCGGTGGCCGCGCAGGACAAGCGGCGCTCCCGCGCGGCGCATGACCTGCGCACGCCCCTGATGGTCATCAAGGGCTACGTGGACATGATGCGCAAGGGCACCGCGGGCCCCTTCGGCGCGCAGGCCCAGCGCTACCTGGAGCGGATCACCAAGGTCGCCGCGGATCAGAAGGACCTCATCGACCGGCGCCTGTCGCCCCCCGTCCCGGGCCTGGAGGACCTGCGCCCCGTGCTGGAGCGCGCCTTCGCGCCCACGCCGGGCCCGGGGCGGGCCGAGCCCACGGTGATGCTGCCCACCGACCGGGCCGTGCCCGTGCGAGGCGCCCGGGCGGACTGGGAGCTGCTGGCGCGCACCCTCGCGAAGGCCACCGCGCGCGCGATGGCCGTGGACGTCCACCTGGGTCCGGACACGGAGCCCGGCCAATGGCTGCTGCGCGTCCGCGCGTGCCCCGCTGAGGCCCTGCCCGCGCGCACCGGAGCGGTGCTCCAACAGCTCGCGGGACGTCTGGGGGCCACGCTGACCGTGGCGCTGGAGCCCCGGCTGGACCTCACCCTGCGCTGGCTGGGGGATGACGCCTTCCCCCTCCCCGCTCAGCGCTAA